CCAAGCTTCTCCTTTTCCTCTGTCATTGCATATGCCGTAAGAGCTATTATCGGTATCTTTGCAGTGGACTGATTTGACTTGAGTATTTTTGCGGCCTCAAGGCCGTTCATCTTCGGCATCTGTATATCCATAAGTATGATGTCAGGGATTTCCTTCTTAGCGGTCTCAACAGCTTCTTTGCCGTCCCTTGCAAGAATAGCGGCATGTCCCCCGGATTCCACTATGACCTTAAAAAGCTTAAGGTTATCTTCATTGTCTTCAACAATAAGTATCTTGTTCACAGTTCACCGTTCACTGTTCACGGATAGAATTTTTAAGAGCGTTTATCCTTTTAACAAGTGTATCACATCTTTCATATAAGGCATTGAATTCCTCAGACTTTATATAATTCTGCTTTTTTGATATTTCAAGTAAAGGGATGCATTCATATCCGGAAGTTCTTGCCATATCAAGAAAATGCCTAAACTCTTTCTTTGTTCGCCCACTGCCCTCAGCAATATTCAGGGCTATAGACATAGCAGCCCGTCTTATTTGATTTGTTATTCCGAAGATTTCTTCTTTCGGGTATCGTTTAGTAACCTCATAAATTTCATTTGCAAAATCTAAGGCTTCTTTATACACCTCCAGTTTTTCAAAACTAAAACCCATGTCATCCTCTGTTCACAGTTGACAGTTCACTGTTCACAGCAAAAGACAGTTTCTCAATCTGTGAACCGTGAACTATTTTCTTATCGGTATTATAAATATAAACCTGCTTCCCTTTCCTTCCTCGCTCTCAACCCAGATTCTTCCGCCGTGAAGTTCAACAATCTTCTTGCTGATGCTGAGGCCCAGCCCTGTGCCTTCATATTTCTTTGTAAGCGTAGATTCAAGCTGCTGGAAGGGCTGAAAGAGTCTCTTCTGGTCTTCAGAAGAAATGCCGATGCCGGTGTCAGTGACACTGATTTCTATGAAATCAGCGAGTTCACGGTTCACTGTTGACGGTTCACTGTTCACAGCGGAAGACTCTTTTTCAATCTGTGAACTGTGGACTGTGAACTGTGAACTGCTTTGTCCGTGAACTGTGAACTGTGAACTTTTCTCTTCGCCGTGAACTGTGGACTGTGAACAGTGAACTAAGCGTGCTTGCACGGAGACCGAGCCTCCATCATCCATAAACTTGAAGGCATTTCCGAGGAGATTCAGGATAACCTGTTTTATCTTTCTTTCATCTGCTGTTATAAGGCATGTATCATAAGGAATATCTGATCTTAATCCGATACTGTGCTTTATGGACTTTTCTTTGAATAGCAACAGACATCCTTCAATAAGCTGTTTCAGGTCAAAGTCGCTCAATTCGAGTTCCATCTTGCCTGCCTCTATCTTTGAAAGGTCCATGATGTCATTAATAAGCCTTAAAAGGTGTCTGCCGCTCTTCCATATATTCAGGACATATTCTTTCTGCTCGTCTGTGATGCTGCCTGCCAGTCCTTCAGTCAAAACCTCTGAAAAGCCTATAACTGAATTCAACGGCGTCCTCAGTTCATGCGACATATTCTTTCAAGCTCCCCGGACTTTTCCTCTACTAATTTCAGCGCAGAGGAGCGGTCATGCAGCAATATCTGAAATGTGCGAGCCCTCGCTCGTTGTTGTAATAATACAAGTCCAATGAGGTATAAAAACAACAGACCTGCTAATGTCATAAGCGCATGGTTCGCTTTGCTCCCGGCTGAAATATCCTCGTGGATGGGTATCTCCCCATCACCTAACCTGCTCATGGTGTTCAGAAGCCTTTCGCTGGCTATGCCCAGGTCATAAAGCGAGATAGCGTGATAATAATCAAACAGATACCGTTCTGTAATCACCCATTCTTCATACACCTTTGATAGCTGAACCACATTCCTGAATAAATCGGGGTTGTATTGTGCAAGTTGCTTGTAACGAAAGAGGCGAGAATCTGCTGATTCAACTGCCTTTGAGAAATCACTGTAAGCGGATTTTATATTGCCGGTTTCAATCAGACGGCTTTCAGCTTCTTTGATCTCAAGGAACGGCCGCCTCATGTCATCCAGCATCTGAATCGCCTTCTGCCCATTTTCACCCTGTTTGATTTTTGAGGGAATATTAAGTATAAAAATTGTGCCAGTAAAGACAACGCATCCTGAAATTACTAAGAGCCAGAAATGATATTTTTTATCAAGGCTAATCATACTGGTATAAGTATATCAGAAAAAGTTAGAGCAATATAGCAAAACCCTTTTCAAATTAATATGCAAGCAGTATCAGTCTTTTAGCCTGTCAGACTTGAATACGACAACCGCCAGCGGCGGCAGTGTGATGCTTATGGAATGAGGCCTTCCATTCCATGAAATATCTTCCGATAAAATATCCTCCGCATTGCTGATTCCACTTCCCCAGTATCCGGCAGAATCACTGCTTAAAATCTCTTTATATAAACCCGATTCAGGCACGCCTATCCTGTAATTATATCTCGGCAAAGGAGTAAAGTTGCACACAAACACCAGAAAATCGTCAGCCCTTTTCCCCTTTCTTATAAATGATATTACGCTCTGTTCTGTATCGTGAAAATCTATCCACTCAAAACCTGAATAATTAAAATCAACCTCATGCAGCGGAGGCTCTGTCCTGTAAAGCCTGTTCAGGTCTCTTATATAATGCTGAAGTTTTTGATGAGGCTCGTACTGAAGCAGGTGCCAGTCCAGGCTGTGGTCAAAGTCCCACTCATCCCACTGCCCGAACTCGCCTCCCATAAAAAGCAGTTTTTTGCCCGGATGTCCGTACATGAAACCATACAGCAGTCTCAGGTTTGCAAACTTCTGCCACATATCTCCGGGCATCTTGCCGAGCATTGAACTCTTCCCGTGCACAACCTCATCATGAGAAAGCACGAGCATAAAATTTTCAGTAAAGGCATAAAGCAGGCTGAACGTAAGATTGCTGTGGTGATGTTTCCTGTAAATAGGGTCTTTTGAAAAATATTCAAGAATGTCATGCATCCACCCCATATTCCATTTAAGACTGAAGCCAAGCCCGCCAAGATGCGTCGGCCTTGACACCCCTGTCCACGCAGTTGATTCCTCTGCGATTGTGAGGATGCCGGGATGCTGCCGGTGAACAATTTCATTGAATCTTTTCAGAAAATCTATCGCCTCCAGGTTTTCCCTTCCTCCGAAAACATTTGGAACCCATTCGCCTTCTTTTTTTGAATAATCAAGGTAAATCATTGAGGCCACGGCATCAACACGCAAACCGTCTATGTGATATTTTTCAAGCCAGAAGAGCGCGCTTGATATTAAGAAATTCCTTACCTCATTTCTCCCGTAGTTGAATATCAGCGTGCCCCAGTCTTTGTGCTCGCTTTTCCTTGGGTCTGCATGTTCATAGAGCGCTGTGCCGTCAAAATTTCCAAGGCCATGCGCATCTTTTGGAAAATGCGCTGGAACCCAGTCAAGGATAACACCGATATTGTTCTGGTGGCATTTATCCACAAAGTACATAAAGTCTTCAGGCGCCCCGTGTCTGCTTGTCGGAGCAAAATACCCTAATGTCTGATAGCCCCATGAAGCGTCCAGCGGATGCTCTGTTACAGGCATAAGTTCAATATGGGTATATTCCATATCCTTTACATAGCCGATCAGTTTATCAGCAAGCTCTCTGTAAGTGAGAAAACGGTTTTCTTCCTCCGGCACACGCATCCATGAGCCAAGGTGCGCCTCATAAACAGAGACAGGAGATTCAAACCAGTTTTTTTCTGAACGCATTCTAAACCATTCGCTGTCATTCCAGCGGTATTTGTTGATGTCATATACTACAGATGCGCTTTTGGGCCTGGCCTCAAAATAAAATGCATATGGGTCTGCCTTCAGAAATATTTCGCCGGACTTTGACTTTATCTCAAACTTATAAACCTCTCCTTCATCAAGCCCCGGCACAAATATCTCCCACACGCCTGATGAGCCCAGGACGCGCATCTGATGCCTTCTTCCGTCCCAGTTGTTGAAATCACCCGCAACGCTGACCCGTTTTGCATTCGGCGCCCATACTGCAAAATGAATGCCTTTAATCCCATTAACCTCAATAACGTGGGAGCCGAGTTTTTCGTATTTCTTGTAGTGGCTTCCCTCGCCTATAAGATGAAGGTCAAAATCCGAAAGCACAGGCAGGAATGAATAAGGGTCAAAAAATTCAGCAATGCGGTTATCGGATGTTTTTACCTTGAGTTTATATTGGAAAAAATCATTTCTATTTTCAAAGTTTTTTTCAAAAAAGCCTGCTTTGTGGGTCTTTTCCATTTCATGGGATTTGTTTTGGACGACATCAACAACCCATGCCCTATCAGTTTCAGGCATGAATGCGCGGACTGTTACTGCCTTTTTGCCGCCGGTTTTTACTTCATGCATCCCAAGCGCTTGAAAAGGATCCCAGTGCTCCGCTTTAATAATCAGCTTGATATGTTCTTTAAGTGTCATTGATTTCAAGTTAAAAATTGAAAGTTAAAAATTAAAAGTTCATACAACTCCCAACTCTTAACTTTTAACTCTAAACTCTTTTTTTAGCCCCATCTCTTATAAATCTCATGTTCCACTCCGACAGCGTCAAGGATTTTGCCTGCAATGAAATCAACGATATCGTCAATCTTCTTGGGCTTGTGATAAAAGGCCAAAACAGGAGGCGCAATCTTCACCCCGATTCTTGAGAGCTTGAGCATGTTCTCAAGATGTATTACGCTGAACGGCATCTCCCTCGGCGAAAGAAGCAGTGCCCTTCCCTCTTTTATCGTCACATCAGCAGCCCGCTCTATGAGGTTATTTGCATAACCATTTGCAATGCCCGAAAGCGTTTTCATGGAACACGGCACAACGAGCATCCCGTCTGTTTTAAATGAACCGCTTGAAACCGGAGCGGCAAGATCGTATTCGCTGTGGTAATGGATTTGTTTTGAGTTGAAATGCTTTCTGATTTTTCTCTCAGTCTCAGCGCTTGTCTTTCCGCTAAAATCAATTCCGGTTTCATCCTTGATTATTGAGAAAGACTGCGAAGAAACGAGCAGATGTAACTCGGAATTTTTTATCAGTTCCTTAAGAACCCGTATCCCGATTATGGAACCGCTTGCACCGCTTATGGCAAAAACGTATTTCTTCATCTTAAACACCGATTGTCATTGCGAGCACCCAAAGGGTGCGTGGCAATCTTGTCTTTTGGGATTGCGGAGCCTGTTCCGAGCCTGTCTTGAGATTGCTTCGGCTCTCCTTGAGAGCCTCGCAATGACAGGCGAGGAATCTCACTCCTCGCAATGACATTTGTATTAGCATATTATTTCTTCAGCCTCTCAAGAACCTTCTGGGCATCTTCCCAGACAAGCCATTTGTCTTTCGGGTTTCTCAGGAGATACGACGGATGAAATGTCGGCATCAGCGGAATATTTTCAAACTGATAGAATTTTCCTCTCAGCTTGCCTATCGGAAGCTTCATGCCGATAAGCGTTTGTGTAGATATGCGGCCCAGCGAAACTATAACCTTCGGAGAGATTATATCCGCCTGTTTTTTTATGAACGGAGAACAGGCGCTAATCTCGTCTTCTTCGGGGTCTCTGTTGAAAGGAGGCCTGCACTTCACGATATTGCCGATATAGACATCCTCTCTCTTAAATCCCATCTTCTCTATCAGTTTTGTAAGCAGCTGTCCTGCCTTGCCCACAAAAGGCCGCCCTTGAATGTCTTCGTCTTCGCCGGGCCCCTCGCCAATGAACATTATTTCCGCATCTATGCTGCCTTCACCAAAGACAATGTTCTTTCTCCCCTTTGAGAGCTTGCACCGATGGCAATCGCCGATTTCATCGCGAAGCGTTTGCAACACATCCTTCTTTTGCTGTGAATTGAGCGCAGATGCACGATGCACGATGCACGATGCATGACTTTTTTTATCCTGAGTCTTGCATCCTGTATCCTGTATCGTGTTAAGAGGGATTCTCTCAATCCCCATCGCCTGATAGAATTCAAGCACGCTCTTTATGTCTTCAGCTATATTTTTCATTTTTAAATTTTCAACTCTTAACTTAAAACTTTGAATTTTGAATTTTGAATTTTTACCGTTCTCCCCATTTAAGCTTTGTCCTCAATATCTGGAAGTAATCCCTCTCAAACGGGATGATAAGCCTTGTCTTGAATGGCGACCTCTTGATCTCCACAACGTCATCCTTCATGAGAGAAAATCCAACCTGACCGTCAAGCGTAAGGAACACATCCTCACTTGCAGATTTAAGTATTATTTCTATAAGCGCGTCATCAGGAAGCACAATGGGCCTGTTTGTCAGCGTATGCGGGCATATAGGCGTAAGGATAATGCAGTCAAGCGTCGGATAAAGCACAGGGCCGCCTGCTGACAATGAGTATGCTGTTGAACCTGTCGGAGTTGACACGATAAGCCCGTCCGCCTTAAAGATGGTTACATAGGCCTTGTTAATATATGTTTCAAGGTCAATAATCCTTGCAAGGGCGCCTTTATTTATAACCACATCATTCAGCACAGTATATTCAGTAATTTTTTCCCCATGCCTGTGTATGTGCGCGGTAAGCATCATCCTGTCTTCAATGGAATATTCGCCTGAGAGTGTCTTGTCCATTGCATTGCACACTTCCTCTTTCTGAACCTCTGTAATAAAACCAAGCCCTCCGAGATTTACTCCGAGAATAGGAATGCCTTTTTCGCAGACAAGGCGTGCAGCATTGAGCATTGTCCCGTCGCCGCCAAGAACGATTATCATATCAACAAGGGCAGGCATTTCAGAGCGCGGATAGCCCTTCATCTTAAGCAAAGCGGCTGTTTCCGAATCCAGAAAAACCTCAAGCCCTTTATTATTCAGCCACGGCAGAAAATCTTTTAAAATCTCTGCCGGTTCTGTCCTTCCTGCCTTAGATATGATTCCAATCTTTTTCATCTATTCCCTCAATCGTAATGTCCCTTGCTTCTGTATCTATAATAGCAAATTTTACCCTTATAAAATCATCCTGAATTTCTCCGAGGCGTTCAGCCCATTCAATAACGGTAATGCCGTCGCTGTAAATATAATCCCATATTCCTGTTTCATCAATATCAGCGTCTTTTTCAAGCCTGTAAAGGTCTATATGATAGAGCGGGATTTCGCTGTTATATTCCGCAATTATAGTAAAACTTGCGCTTGTAATATCCCTGTCTGAAAAGCCCAGCGCCTGCGCAATGCCTTTAACAAATACTGTCTTGCCTGCGCCAAGTTCGCCATAGAGGCAGACAACACTATGAGGCTTCAGCAAATTCCCGAGCCTGAAGCCTATCATCTGCGTCTCTTCCGAATTTCTGCTTAAAAACTTTATAGCCATATTATTTTTTTATTCATTTAAAGAATCCCTATAAACCCGCCTTGCCTTCCTGTAGTCCCCTTTGCAAACCTGTATGAATAAAACTTGTCAGGATGACAATATGTGCATTCTTCAGATACCCATATATTTTCTTTGGGAACGCCGGCAGATACCGCCTGATACTTATTTGCCGATGCAAGGTCAAGACAATAAAATCCCCCCATCCCCCCTTTACTAAAGGGGGGCAAAGGGGGATTATGATATTCGCCATTGCCTGTTGCCTTTTCAACTGATTCAAGGACCTCATACCCTACATGGTAACAACACCATCTTATGCTCGGGCCTATGGCTATCTTAATATCAATAGGGAAAGAACTGAACCTCTCCTGCATTGCTTCTATTGTCTTCTTAAGTATTGAAGCTGCCGTGCCCCTCCACCCTGCATGAACAACGCCGATTACATTTTTCTTCGCATCATACAGAAGCACAGGAACGCAGTCCGCAACCTGAACACCAAGCAAAACACCCTTATTGTTAGTTATAACGGCATCTGCAATTGTGGGACTCAAATCTGAATCCAGCACAAGCACTTTGTCTGTATGTTTCTGTATCGGCAGATAAATCTTTTGCTTATCAATGGATGCAG
Above is a window of Nitrospirota bacterium DNA encoding:
- a CDS encoding NAD(+)/NADH kinase, which gives rise to MKKIGIISKAGRTEPAEILKDFLPWLNNKGLEVFLDSETAALLKMKGYPRSEMPALVDMIIVLGGDGTMLNAARLVCEKGIPILGVNLGGLGFITEVQKEEVCNAMDKTLSGEYSIEDRMMLTAHIHRHGEKITEYTVLNDVVINKGALARIIDLETYINKAYVTIFKADGLIVSTPTGSTAYSLSAGGPVLYPTLDCIILTPICPHTLTNRPIVLPDDALIEIILKSASEDVFLTLDGQVGFSLMKDDVVEIKRSPFKTRLIIPFERDYFQILRTKLKWGER
- the glgB gene encoding 1,4-alpha-glucan branching protein GlgB yields the protein MTLKEHIKLIIKAEHWDPFQALGMHEVKTGGKKAVTVRAFMPETDRAWVVDVVQNKSHEMEKTHKAGFFEKNFENRNDFFQYKLKVKTSDNRIAEFFDPYSFLPVLSDFDLHLIGEGSHYKKYEKLGSHVIEVNGIKGIHFAVWAPNAKRVSVAGDFNNWDGRRHQMRVLGSSGVWEIFVPGLDEGEVYKFEIKSKSGEIFLKADPYAFYFEARPKSASVVYDINKYRWNDSEWFRMRSEKNWFESPVSVYEAHLGSWMRVPEEENRFLTYRELADKLIGYVKDMEYTHIELMPVTEHPLDASWGYQTLGYFAPTSRHGAPEDFMYFVDKCHQNNIGVILDWVPAHFPKDAHGLGNFDGTALYEHADPRKSEHKDWGTLIFNYGRNEVRNFLISSALFWLEKYHIDGLRVDAVASMIYLDYSKKEGEWVPNVFGGRENLEAIDFLKRFNEIVHRQHPGILTIAEESTAWTGVSRPTHLGGLGFSLKWNMGWMHDILEYFSKDPIYRKHHHSNLTFSLLYAFTENFMLVLSHDEVVHGKSSMLGKMPGDMWQKFANLRLLYGFMYGHPGKKLLFMGGEFGQWDEWDFDHSLDWHLLQYEPHQKLQHYIRDLNRLYRTEPPLHEVDFNYSGFEWIDFHDTEQSVISFIRKGKRADDFLVFVCNFTPLPRYNYRIGVPESGLYKEILSSDSAGYWGSGISNAEDILSEDISWNGRPHSISITLPPLAVVVFKSDRLKD
- a CDS encoding UbiX family flavin prenyltransferase; translation: MKKYVFAISGASGSIIGIRVLKELIKNSELHLLVSSQSFSIIKDETGIDFSGKTSAETERKIRKHFNSKQIHYHSEYDLAAPVSSGSFKTDGMLVVPCSMKTLSGIANGYANNLIERAADVTIKEGRALLLSPREMPFSVIHLENMLKLSRIGVKIAPPVLAFYHKPKKIDDIVDFIAGKILDAVGVEHEIYKRWG
- a CDS encoding four helix bundle protein, producing the protein MGFSFEKLEVYKEALDFANEIYEVTKRYPKEEIFGITNQIRRAAMSIALNIAEGSGRTKKEFRHFLDMARTSGYECIPLLEISKKQNYIKSEEFNALYERCDTLVKRINALKNSIREQ
- the pgeF gene encoding peptidoglycan editing factor PgeF yields the protein METLIFPDIFGSHVKAFFTGKSPGADPEKISGAASIDKQKIYLPIQKHTDKVLVLDSDLSPTIADAVITNNKGVLLGVQVADCVPVLLYDAKKNVIGVVHAGWRGTAASILKKTIEAMQERFSSFPIDIKIAIGPSIRWCCYHVGYEVLESVEKATGNGEYHNPPLPPFSKGGMGGFYCLDLASANKYQAVSAGVPKENIWVSEECTYCHPDKFYSYRFAKGTTGRQGGFIGIL
- a CDS encoding response regulator, which translates into the protein MNKILIVEDNEDNLKLFKVIVESGGHAAILARDGKEAVETAKKEIPDIILMDIQMPKMNGLEAAKILKSNQSTAKIPIIALTAYAMTEEKEKLG
- a CDS encoding HAMP domain-containing histidine kinase, which produces MSHELRTPLNSVIGFSEVLTEGLAGSITDEQKEYVLNIWKSGRHLLRLINDIMDLSKIEAGKMELELSDFDLKQLIEGCLLLFKEKSIKHSIGLRSDIPYDTCLITADERKIKQVILNLLGNAFKFMDDGGSVSVQARLVHCSQSTVHGEEKSSQFTVHGQSSSQFTVHSSQIEKESSAVNSEPSTVNRELADFIEISVTDTGIGISSEDQKRLFQPFQQLESTLTKKYEGTGLGLSISKKIVELHGGRIWVESEEGKGSRFIFIIPIRK
- a CDS encoding uracil-DNA glycosylase — encoded protein: MGIERIPLNTIQDTGCKTQDKKSHASCIVHRASALNSQQKKDVLQTLRDEIGDCHRCKLSKGRKNIVFGEGSIDAEIMFIGEGPGEDEDIQGRPFVGKAGQLLTKLIEKMGFKREDVYIGNIVKCRPPFNRDPEEDEISACSPFIKKQADIISPKVIVSLGRISTQTLIGMKLPIGKLRGKFYQFENIPLMPTFHPSYLLRNPKDKWLVWEDAQKVLERLKK
- the tsaE gene encoding tRNA (adenosine(37)-N6)-threonylcarbamoyltransferase complex ATPase subunit type 1 TsaE yields the protein MAIKFLSRNSEETQMIGFRLGNLLKPHSVVCLYGELGAGKTVFVKGIAQALGFSDRDITSASFTIIAEYNSEIPLYHIDLYRLEKDADIDETGIWDYIYSDGITVIEWAERLGEIQDDFIRVKFAIIDTEARDITIEGIDEKDWNHI